The genomic DNA GCGCTGCCAGTAGTAGTCCCGCGAATATCGGAGCCAGCCAGGCGGCGAACAGCGGGCTCGCGACGACCGTGATGCCCATCCAGAGCAGCCCGGTGGCGGTGATCCACGCCGTCGGCCGCCAGACCTCTGCCCAGGAGATGCTTCTGCCCGCACGAGCCTGCGTTCCCCAGTCAACGCCCCGACCAGCTACGATCCCGATAACGAAGTTCGTGTGGTACATCATGAGAACAGGCGCGACCAAGATCGAAAATGCGGTCTCGAGGATCGCACTCGCTACGAGAGCCGGCCCGCCACCGAACTCTGAACGCCGGTGCACCAGCGCATTGAGCAATCCAAGAAGCTTCGGCAGGAACAGCAGAATCGCCGTGAAACCCAGTAGCGGCATCAGCGACGAAGTGAAGCCTGATACAAAGACGCCCGTAATGAGGCCTTGCGCCGGGAAGAGCGGGGCTGCGCTCAACGACGGGACGACCACATATGCCGTACTAGCAACAAGAAGGAGAAGCCAGAATACCGAGGCGAGGTAGCCCATCGCGCCCTGCACAAAGTGGAGTCGGCTAAGCGGGTGAAGACCGGGTTCGCGGAGAAGGCGGAGATGCTGAAGGCTGCCCTGGGCCCAACGGCGGTCTCGCTTTGCAAAGTCCAGTATGTTCGTGGGGATCTCTTCGTAACTGCCCCCAATCGCCGATGCCAGATAGACGTGCCACCCCGCCCGCCTCAGAAGCGCCGCCTCGACGAAGTCGTGACTCAGAATCCTACCGCCCAGCGGTGGCGTGCCCGGCAACACCGGCAATTGGGCGTGACGGACAAACGGTTCCACACGAAGGATGGCGTTGTGGCCCCAGTAGTTGGCGGAACCCCCTTGCCAGAACGCCTGCCCGGTTGCCAGCATCGGGCTATACAGTGCCGCACCGAACTGGACGAATCGACCGAAGAGGGTATCCTGACGCGCAGGAATCGGGACCGTCTGGATTAATCCTGCCTGCGGATTTGCTTGCATCGCGTAAACCAGCGAAACGAGGGTGTCGCCGCTCATCACGCTGTCGGCATCGAGAACAACCATGAAGTCGTAGTCATACCCCCACGTCTCGCAAAAATCGGCGATGTTGCCTGCCTTGCGACCGGTGTTCAAGGGACGCCTTCGGTAGTGCAGCCGCCCGGGCCTGGGAGATCGGGCCCGCAATCGGCTCCATGCCTCCTCCTCGACTCGCGCTAGATGGGCATCCGTGGTGTCACTGAGGAGGTAGACGTCGAAGTGACCCGCCTGACCCGTAGCCTCAAGGGAGCGAACCACGGCGCCGAGCCCCGCGATGAGTCGCTCAGGGTCTTCGTTGTGTGCAGGCATAACCAAGGCTGTCCGACTCACAACAGCGGCTGCGCCTGTATCTCGCAGCCCTGACAGTCCCAGAGACACAGGGTCTCGGCCAGCGAGATTCAGCGCGAAGCCAGTCGTAGCGTTCCAGAAAGAGAGCGATATCCATCCAAACGTGGGCACGAAGAGGCTCAGGATGACGACCTCAAGAGCGGTCAGGCCCTCTGCTCGAACGATATGGAGCATCATCGCGGTTCCGAGGACCGTGGTGCCGACGACTGCTCCGAAGAAGACGCTCCTTCGCAAGCGGAGAAACGGTAAGCGGAAAGGTGACTGGGCAGGTGTCACCGCGTCACCTGCGAGCAGTGATCGCATTAACTAGGTCACTGAAACCCCACGAAACCACGGGGTAGATCCCGCACCAGTACAGGCACCTGCGGAAGGCCGTCAGTGCGAATAACGCGGCCCGGACCAAGCCTGTTGAGGAGGCCTGAGGTGTGGCTTCGAACTGCATATCTGTATCACCTTTGTCTAAGAATTGTAGTTTAAATACGCATAATACCTGCCGCGTGTCCAGCTTTTCTAGATATTGTTGGACAAATCCTTCCTTCCGTGTACTACGAATGGATACCCCACTGCTATATCGGCTAACTGACGGAATCTTGATTGCCGCGGAACCACTGTGGCCGGGACTCTTCGCGGGCCATCTGTTTCGCTCACAGGTCGGGCACCGCATGGGCTTCAAATTATCGATCGCTCCAGCTCTCGTTTTCTAAGCAATCTAATTGGTGGAAATCCTCGGTCCTTGCGGATACCAGACGTAGCTCCAGCTCTCACTCACTCGTGCTTTGTCTCGAACGAGATGGAGTCGCATGTCGGCAGGCTCACTTCCCGCAGGGGAGAGACGAAACGAGACGCGCCACCCGGCATCATCGGGAAGTGGGGCCATGCGTACGTCCGAAATTTCGCCTGCGGAAATCTCAATGACGGCCTCGACCACAGCAGACTCGACTCCCATTGTCCGATCCCCAACCCGGCCACCCAAAGAGAAATCAACAACCACGCGTCGTTGACTGACGGGGGGTGGGGCAGCGGCACCTGGGAGCGCATCCCACCCAATCCGTGTCCGTTGAACTTGGGCCAGCGTCTGATGGTCGAGCCGGTCATCAAAAGTCACGAGTCGGTATTCATAATAACGCTCGTCCCCCGCCCGGAACGGCCGATCAGGCACCCAGGACACTGCGACGTTATCGCTGAACTCCGAGTCGGTCGGGGCCTCGAGCAGCTCTACGCCACCGACACCCCAGTCCCCCCCTACCCGCTCGACCCACTGACTCGGGCGCCTATGGTAGGACGTTTCCAGGTCGAGGTACTGGCCAAAATTGCGAGCGCGCTGAGCCAGCCCGAAGCCTTGTGGCTCTCCGTCGCGCAGAGCCGTGACCCGAACGTCTTGCCGGTTCGCCAACGGCCTCCAGATCCACTCTCCGACCCTGGTAAGCATCATGAGGCCATCGGAATCGTGCACCTCCGGACGGAAATCGTCGTAATTCCAAGCTTCGTTAGGTCCGTAGAGAAACATGCTGCTGAGCGGCGCGACGCCCAGCTTGTTCACATCATGCCGTGCGAACAACCGAGCACTCACATGTAGTACCGTTTCCGGGCCAGGCTCCAGTTCGAACCGATAGGCCCCCGTAACTGATGGGCTATCGAGGAGGGCATAGAAGACGAGGGTCCGGTCGCCCGCGCTCGGCTCAACCAGCCAGAATTCGATGAAGTCTGGGAACTCTTCTCCGGCGTACTCACCGATATCGATCGCGAGTCCTCGCGAGGACAGGCCATGCACGTGCCCCGGTCCGAGGAGTCTGAAATATGACGCCCCCTGAAAGACGACGATCTCGTCGGCCACCTCCGGACGATTCAGCGGGTAGTGAACCCGGAAGCCGGAGTAGCCAAGAGCCGCTCGATCTTCTTGATTCGCCTGAGCGGACCGCCCCTCGAAAGAGAACAGCGTTGGATCGAACGGCATCTCCAGGACCTGTTCCGAGCCGACGACATGGAGTTGAACCGCCTCCGAGAAGAGTCCACCCCTTGGGAGAAGCTGGACTTCGAACGGGGATGCGTCCCTCCACAGGGCAGCCGCCGGCCGATAGCGGATCGACCGATAGTCACTGTAGTCCAGGTTCGCCAGCGAGGCGGGCAACTGCGTGTCACGCCCGGAATACTCTCGTGCGGCCAAAACGCGTGCCTTCGCCCTGACGTGCTGGGCGATCGTCGCGGGGGTCGCGGGCTCCAGCGCGAGGTCCACCACCTGCCCCATCGGGTTGGCCTCCCGCCTGTCCGAAGGTAGTGTGGACTCCTCCTCCGAGACGCCGCACCCGAAGGCAGGCAGCAGGAGCAACGCCAGCAAAGCGAACGAGCGGGATACTTCCGGAGCAGACATGCGACACCAATGGCTACGACAGGGCAGATGAGCGCGGCGAGTGGCGCCCAGATCGCGGGTGCCAACAGCGAACGGCTCTTCGCGAAGATTATGAGGCTGTGTGCGGCCATGACCCTTGTCAACGTGGCGCTCCTCGCTCCGTGGTGGGTTTTGAGTGGAGGCTTCTCCCCTCCGTGGCTCGCACTGGAGGCGGTGGCGATCGTCGCCCTCTTTGCCAGCTTTCCACCCAGGCCTTGGGTCCGATACGTCGCACTGGCGGTTTCGGTGACGATCATGGCGGCCACAATCGTTGGCTTCGGCGAGGCAGCACTCCGGTTGAGCCTGGGCCGTTCCCTGAATCTCTATATTGATATCTGGCTGCTGAGCTCAGTCCGGCATCTTCTCTGGGGCTCGCTAGGGCCCTTGCTCGCGGTGGCGGTCATGGTGCTGGTGTCCCTGGGGCTACTCGTGGTCACAGCGGCCGTAGCCTGGCTGCTGACGTCCCTTCGCATCGACCACCGCGTCCTGTCCGGCCGATTGAGTGCTCTCGGGCTGATCACATTTCTGGCCCTAGGTACCATCGCGGAACGCTCCCCGATGCTTGGGCCCGTTTTGGACGTGCCCACTTTTCGACTCGTGCGGGTGCAGGCGTCCAGCCTAGCGGATATCGCAAATCAGAAGGAATGGTTTGCGGAGGCATTGGCCAAATTCCCGGAGAGCTATGCGAATCAGCCCGGACTCATGTCCGGTCTGGAAGGCCGCGATGTGGTCATCGGCTTCCTTGAGTCGTATGGCGTCGTCGCCCTTTATGACGAGCGATACTCGCCGGTCCTCGGGCCGCGCCTGGACGATCTGGAAGCCCGCGTTGAAGCTGCAGGGCTGCACCTGGCATCTGGAAAACTGGTCGCACCCAGCCAGGGCGGTCAGTCGTGGTTCGCCCACGGTTCCGTCTTGAGTGGGATCTGGCTGGATAATCAGATCCGCTACGATATGATGCTCTCCGGGGGCCGAGAGACGCTGATCGATGACTTTCAGCGTGCCGGATATCGGACGGTAGCGGTGATGCCCGCGATCACCGCAGCCTGGCCAGAAGGCGGTCGATTCGGCTACGACGAGATATTTACCCGCGACCAGATCGACTATGCAGGGCCGGCTTTGAATTGGGTCACGATGCCGGACCAGTTCACATGGTCCTTCCTTGAGAACACCGTCCGAGCCTCGAGTGATCAGCCTTTGTTCGTGGAGCTCGGGCTCATCAGCAGTCATGCGCCCTGGACTCCCATTCTTCCCGTCCTCGACGACTGGGAAGGAATCGGTGATGGATCACGCTTTCAGGAGTTCAGCCAGATCGGAGAACGTCCGGAGGAGCTATGGCGGGACACGGACCGCGTCCGTGAGCACTATGCGCTTTCCGTCGACTACGCAGTTCATACGATGGCCGCGTATGCAGAGCGCTACGTCGACGACCGGACACTCCTGATCGTGCTGGGCGACCACCAACCGGCACCGCTCATCACGGGGGACGGCGCGAGTTGGGAAGTACCCGTTCACGTCATCAGCGGTGACCGCTCTCTCGTAGACCCGTTCCTTGAGTGGGGCTTCGTCGAGGGCGCCTGGCCGGATACAGATCCTGGGCGGGAGACTCTGGGTGTAGACTACTTTCGTGATTGGTTCATCCGTGCCTACAGCGGTTCATGAGCCAGTCGTTGGCAGCGCGTGGGTCTGAGTGGTGCGGTCTCGCCCGCTCCTTCTTCGTGTACTGGCGGCCCGGTCGCCAACCCGGGCTGCGGCGTCTGTATCGTCAATTCGTGAGCAAGGGCGACGTCGTCTTTGATGTGGGAGCACATCTGGGCGACCGATCCGTGGCGTTCGCATCGCTCGGTGCCACCGTGATCGCTCTGGAGCCCCAACCTCAGGTTGCTCGATGGTTAAAGCACCTCGTCCGTCGAAACGAATGTATCCTAGTGAGAACAGAAGCAGTGGGAGCATCGGCCGGGACGGCACGACTCGCGATCAGCCGTAGGGCGCCAACCGTCTCATCGCTGTCTGCGCCGTGGCGCGACGCCATGAGGGAATCTCACCCTGGCTTCAGTGGCGTCCGGTGGGAGGATTCGGTTGACGTCCCTGTCGTGACCCTTGATGACCTCATCGAGACGTACGGTCTCCCTAGCTTCTGTAAGATCGACGTAGAGGGCTTCGAGGCCGAGGTTCTCACCGGCTTGAGTCTCGCGCTGCCAGCTCTCTCCGTTGAGTTCGTCGCGGGGCAACTCCCTGTAGCAGAGGCCTGCGTTCGTCGCGTTTGCGAGCTTGGGAGCTATCGTTTCAATGTGATCCTCGGTGAGGGACGCCATTTCTCATTCGACCCATGGGAGAACGAGGAGACGATCATCGCATGGTTGAGAGATGGCGCCGATGGCGCGTCGTCCGGCGACCTTTACGCACAGTTGCAGTTGGACCACCGAGAACCACTAGATGACTGATCGAAACGTGCGCTATTGGCACACCATGACCGCGAGCGAAGCGGCAGAGATTCACGAGCAAGATCCGGTCGTAGTCCTGCCACTGGCTGCGATCGAGCAGCACGGACCCCACCTTCCGCTGTCCACAGATCTGGACATCGGGCTCGGCTTGATCGCACGCGCGTTCGAACACCTGCCTGCCGACGAGCACGCCTTTGTCCTTCCACCTCTCGCGGTCGGGACGAGCCATGAGCATACGTCTTTCCCGGGTACGCTGAGTCTTCCGCCGGATCAGCTCGTCGACTTCATTCGCAGCCTCGGTGAGAGCCTCGCAGGAGCCGGTGTTAGGAGGCTGGTGCTGGCGAACAGCCATGGCGGCAATCGATTCGCGATGGACGCGGCAGGCCTAGCTCTCAGGGGCGAGCATGGGATGCTCGTGGTCAAGGCGAGCTATTTCCGATTCGCACGACCGGACGGCACCGACCTTCCGGACACAGAGTGGCGACACGGCCTGCACGGGGGGGCCGTCGAGACTGCGATGATGCTCGACCTACGGCCCGACCTTGTTCGGACCGCCCAGATCGCGCGATTCCCGTCTCTAGGAGAGGAACTCGAAGGCACCCTCAAGCGTCTCAGACCAGAAGGCGAGGCATCGTTCTCCTGGTTGGCGGGCGACCTCAATCGGCACGGAGTGACAGGCGATGCTACGCTCGGATCCGCCGCGCTTGGGGAGCGGCTGGTAGCACACTACGGGAAAGCCCTCGCGGAAGTCATTCTCGACACCAAGACTTTTCCCATGGACAGGTTTGGTGAGGCAGACGGCCCCTCGTGAGCGAGGCCTTCGACGAGGCAGCGGCCTGGGCCTACGTGCTGGAGGCGAGGAGACGCGCGCCAGATGAAGTTGAGCATCCGACTGCCTCGGAAGGCGGGACAGACGAGGCTCTGGACATACTGGAGATCTACCTTCCCCTGCTGACACAACCCGATCTGGTCCTGGGCCAACTCGGTCAAAGCCTGGATGGCAGAATCGCAACGGAAAGCGGAGCGTCGCACTTCGTAACAGGCCCCCAGGATCTCAAGCGCCTCCATCGGCTCCGGGCACTGGTCGACGCCGTTGTGGTGGGAGCCAACACGGTGGACGAGGATAACCCTCAGTTGACCGTCAGGCGCGTCGAAGGAGACAATCCGGTGCGTGTCGTGTTGGATCCGAACCGTCGCCTCAACCCGAGCAGGGGCGTCTTCAACGACAACGGTGCCCGTACGATCGTGGTGCACCAAGGCCTGACACACACGGTGACGGATGACGAAATCGTCGTGCCCGCAGGAGTCGACGCCGGGCTGGATCTCACGGTGTTACTCGCAGCGCTTCGCGCTCAGGGGCTTCGGCGACTCCTCGTCGAGGGCGGCGGCGTGACGGTGTCACGCTTCCTGGCGGCCGGCTTGCTCGACCGCTTGCACATCACCGTCGCCCCTATGTTGATCGGCTCCGGACGACCATCACTCACCCTCAGTCCGATCGCGAACCTGGACAAGGCTCTTCGCCCGGCGTTCCGGCATTTCCGGCTTGGGTCGGACGTCCTGTTCGACCTCGACCTTCGAACAGAGCCTGAATAAGAACGGCCGCACCGGGTAGGCTCGAGAGCAGCACAAGCAGTCCGTACGCGACCGAGATCGACACTCCGTCCTCCGGGCTCAACCCTGAGGCTCCCCAAAGTGCAGCCGCCGCACCCTCTCGGAGTCCCCAGCCCGCGACAGAGATCGGCACAAGCATCGTCATCAGCACGGGGGGGACGAGGGGCAGGAAACGAAGGAGCTCCGTCTCTACCCCGACCGCACGAGCAGCGACCAGATAAAGACCCACGTACGAGGCTACCGTGAGCAGAGCGGTTCCGACCTGAATCGGTAGCGCCTCCGGCGCGAGGACAGCCCTGTGCGTGTCCGCCCAGATGCGGCCCACGAACGGCCTCGGCTCGGCCCTTCTGATCATTGTGACGACAACCACAGCGGCTATACCGACCGTCCCCAGGACGGCCATCACTCTACCCAGCGCAGGCCCGAGCGGCAGCATCAGCACCGCCCCGGCCGCAAAAATCGTCATGATCACCTGCCCAGACATCCGCTCCAACACAACGGCCCGTACGGAAGGCCCGGTGGGTGCTTCGGTGCGAGCGTGTCGCCAGGCTCGAGATACATCTCCAGTAACCCCTCCCGGGAGGAGCTGGTTGAGAAAGATGCCGAGATAGTACTCCCGTACGGCGATACCCATCGGCAGGTCGATGTCCAGCCTTGCCGCCGTGAACCGCCACCGCCATCCGAGCATGACCACCTGGAGGACGGAGAGGCCCAGTCCAAGGGCCACCCACCCAAGGCTGAATCCTGAAAGGCGTTCGACGACCGCATCAAGGTCGAGCGTTCGTGCCACCACCGCGAGCACACTCGCGCTTACACCGAACCGAGCTAGCAGCCAGGGCCACTTTGGTTGAGAGGGAGAGCTCAACGTCGACCTGTAGGCGCCCCCGCCGGCAACACCAGCACGTCGACATGTCCGACCGTAAGCTGAAGCGTGGGACTCTGAAGATCCGCGGCTCGCAGCTCGCTCCAGGCACGAATCGCGTCGCTCTGGTCAGGTCGCTCATCGAGCGCGGCGTCGCGCCAGCCTTCGAGCAGCGCCCGTGCGAGAACCTTGTCACCGTGGGTGAGACGCCACGGCGAGGCAGACGTGAAGGTCTTGTACCCACGACGACAAAACGCCTCCAAGGTGTAGGTACCTGCGGTGGGGCCCAGCGCTCGACCCATGCCCTTGTCTCGCCGTTGGTGTGTGTTGATGGCAGTGAGAATCTGTTCATCGAAAGCGTCGACGTCCGGGCCCCAGGTGACCCTCCCGTCGTAGGTGAGCGCGAAAAGAGCCGCACATCTGGCTGAGGCACAGGCCTCGGCCAACGCGTCGACACTCTCTTCCGATGCCAGGTCTAGCAGCGCTGATGCAGTTACCAGATCGGCGCTCTGCACCTCGGTGATCCCCTCGTTCATGAGGTCACCTGCCACGGCGGTAACACGGACGCCACCGGAGGCTTTGGCCGGTTCAGCCATCGCCCGCTCAAGCAATGCCTGATCGTGGTCCAGCAGAGTCCAATCCTGTGGACCCGGCAGCCGACCGGACAGATATCGAAAATTCGACCCGGTCCCGCTCCCCAGATCCAGAACCTTCGTCGCCCCTCGCGCGGCCCACCAGAGGGAGAGTCGTTCGGCAAGGTCACTCGGTCGGGACCGATGGTCGACAGGCTCACGAAGCGTCAACCATCCCGCGTCAAAAGTCTCCACGCTCATCGCGTAAGCCCATCCACGGCCAAGGCGAATGCAGTTGCGGAATCTTCCCAGGACGGGAGAGTCGCTGCGTGGCTTCGGGCCGCAGCCGCCATGCTCTCGCGGCGAGTGGACAGACCACCGAGCAGAGAGCGCAGGGCTGCTGCGAACGCAGGCGCATCACCCGGACTGACTAGGATTCCTGCCTCGGCAGGCACGGTGAACGGAATGGCTCCGCCGGTCGTGCTCACGACAGGCAGGCCGCGTGCCAAGGCCTCGGTGAATGCCATTCCGTAGCCTTCATAACGGGAGGGCAGGACAAACATCGAGCTCGTATCGTAGAGTCTGCTGAGTACCTCTTCATCGACCTCGCCCAAGAAACAGATCCGATTGGCCAGACCCGCTGCCGTGACCTGATCCCGCACCGCACGTGTGTGCTCCAGGTCACGGTCCAGGCTACCCGCACACACACAGGTCCAGTCCAAGTCGCGCACGAAATCAAGCGCGGCAACGAGGGTGTCATGTCCCTTCCTTTGCGTCAGCGTTCCGACGCAGATCAGTTGAGGCGGAGCACCCTCGCCGGGACCGGTGGCCCACGCGGCAGGCGCCGTCCCAGGAGGCACAGCTCGGATTCGACGTTCAGGCACACCGTATCCCGCGAGTCGATGGGCCGTAAATGGGCTCGTGACAACGACCCCCGCACAGTGTTTCAGTGCCTCTCGCTCCGAGTCCCTGAACTTCTCTTCGTCGCTCGGCGAGAGGCCCGTTTCGTCCGCCAACGGATGGTGGACAAGCGACACGATTCTCAGGCGCTCACCGTGGTCGCGAATCGGGTCCGGCAAGCCGCCCATCGCGAGTCCATCGATCACCACCCGGGAGCCGTCCGGCAAAGCCGCAAGCGATTTCTCCATCGACACCCGTGCCCGAGCATCGGCGCGGGGGAACGCGCCCTCCAGGCTGATGACGTCGACGGTCCAACCGAGCCGCCGAAGACCCTCGACCATGTGGGCGTCATACAGATATCCCCCCGTCCGCTGATCGAGTGGGCCGGGAACAATCAAGTGCAGGCGAGGGCTCACAGAGCCCCTTCGTAACTTCCCCACGCCACGTGTGACTCATTAAGCTTCACACAGATCGACGTGACCCCCGTTGCACCCTCGCCAAGATCCCCGGCCCTCGCCGAGGCGGCGAGTCGTTCGAAGATCACTCGGGCCAGAAACTCTGTCGTGGTGTTCTTCCCTGCGAAATCCGGGTCATCGTCGAGATTACGGTAGTTCAACGCGCCCAGAACCTCCCGCAATTTGTCACCGGCGAGTGCGATGTCCACCACCAGACCGTCCGCGTCCAATTCAGCGCGCCGAAAGGTCGCATCAACGACATAGGTCGCACCGTGCAACTTCTGAGCCGGACCGAATGCCTCTCCAGTGAAGCTGTGGGCAATCATGAAATGTTCTCGGACGTTCAGGCTATACATTTTCAGGCTCTCTACGGTTGAGACGGGTATCGAATGAGATGGCACAACGCCCCGCCAGTGGCACGGCTCAGCCTGTCCATCACCTCAGGAAGGTCCTCGAAGTCGTTTTCGTCGGGAATGAGCGCGTCGAGGCGCGCATCCTCGAGCAACGACAACGCAACGGACATCCGCCGGGCGTGACTCCATCGTGGGGTCCGGTGTGAAGGGATCGCCCCGACCTGACTGCTTTTTAGTGTCAGTCGGCGAGAGTGGAACGCCTCACCGAGCGGCAAAGATACGGCCTTAGTCCCGTACCAACTGACTTCGAGAATCATTGCCTCTTTTCCCGCCGCCGTGAGGGCGGTGCGTAGGCCCGCCGGCTGGCCGCTGGCATGGAAGACCAAGTCCGCGTCGTCCGCCTCAGAGACCTGGTCTGCGAACGGTACGCCTAAGGTCGCCGCGACGGCAGCCCTGGTCGGATCGACGTCGACCAGGAGCACCTCGGCACCGGGGAGCGAATTGCACAGCCACGCCACCAACAGCCCAACGACCCCGGCTCCGATGACGACGATCCGATCTCCGGGCCCCGCCTGAGAGTCCCAAACCGCATTAAGTGCCGTCTCGACGTTCGCGGCCAGCACGGCCCGGGAAGGCGGAATCGCACTTGGTAAAGGCGTTACCGACTCGGCGGGCACGCAGTAGAGGTCCTGATGCGGATAGAGACAGAATACTGTCTGTCCCACAAGCGACGCAGGTCCCTCGAGGACTTCTCCAACGCTGGAGTAGCCATATTTGAGAGGGCCTGAGAAGTCGCCCTCCTGGAAGGGTGCACGCATCACTTCATGCTGCGAGTCCGGCACCTCACCCCGATAGACGAGTGTCTCCGTGCCGCGGCTGATCCCGGAGTAGAGCGTGCGGACCAAGACCTCTCCCTCTTGCCTGAGAGGGAGGTTCGCCGCCACGATCTCGCCGTGCCTGGGTGACTGAACCCAAAACTGTCGGGCTCGCTCGGTATTCAATTCACTCTACTCCAGGGTTTCAGGTCAGCTATGACGTCAGCTAGGTCCGGTCCCGCCTCGATACAATCCAGATCGCGTCTTGGCGCTGCGCGCGATCTGGCGTTCGGAGTGCCGGTGGTGCTGGGAATGACTGCGGCAACGTGGTGGCTCCTCGGGTTGGCGGCCAGTTTCGTATGGGTCGCCGGAGGCCTGTACCTCAGCATGTCCCTCTTGATCCTTTCACAGGTCCGAGAGGAACTGCCGGGCCCCGGCTTGGGACCAGCGAACCGGGTAACCGTCGGCCGAGCGGTCCTCGCAATTCCGGTGCTCGCACTTTCATTGTTCCCTGGCCCACTCACCCCGATTGGCGCCTGGTGGGTCATCGTTGTGTCCACTGTAGTCCTGATTCTCGATGGAGTGGACGGCCGGGTCGCCCGGCGCACGGGCAGTGAATCTGCTTTCGGGGCACGGTTCGACATGGAGTTGGACGCCGCGCTTATCATGGCCCTCTCCCTACTCGTATGGAGCAGCGGCCGTGCGGGAGCATGGGTGCTGCTGATTGGACTGATCCGCTACCTCTTCGTCATGGCGAGTTGGGTGGTGCCGTCCCTGTCTCGTGAGATGCCGAAGAGTCGTCGAAGACAGACGGTGTGTGTCGTGCAGGGCATCGCGCTACTGGTCGCTCTCGGTCCGCTCATTCCAGTGCCGATCGCCCTGCTTGTAGTCGCGGTCAGTCTAGGGTTGCTGCTCTACTCATTCGCTGTCGACGTCCGGTGGCTCCTGACCAACTAGCCGTCGGATTACACAGACTATCATCGGTTCGTCCCCCATGGGGGTATATTACGATTAAATCGTGCGGCTCCGTTCGGGAGGGCGCGACTCAATCGCTAAGGAGGAACAATGGCGCGACGCACCAACTACGGTTTCGAGAAGAAGCAGCGCGAGCTCAAGAAA from Longimicrobiales bacterium includes the following:
- the mdoH gene encoding glucans biosynthesis glucosyltransferase MdoH produces the protein MRSLLAGDAVTPAQSPFRLPFLRLRRSVFFGAVVGTTVLGTAMMLHIVRAEGLTALEVVILSLFVPTFGWISLSFWNATTGFALNLAGRDPVSLGLSGLRDTGAAAVVSRTALVMPAHNEDPERLIAGLGAVVRSLEATGQAGHFDVYLLSDTTDAHLARVEEEAWSRLRARSPRPGRLHYRRRPLNTGRKAGNIADFCETWGYDYDFMVVLDADSVMSGDTLVSLVYAMQANPQAGLIQTVPIPARQDTLFGRFVQFGAALYSPMLATGQAFWQGGSANYWGHNAILRVEPFVRHAQLPVLPGTPPLGGRILSHDFVEAALLRRAGWHVYLASAIGGSYEEIPTNILDFAKRDRRWAQGSLQHLRLLREPGLHPLSRLHFVQGAMGYLASVFWLLLLVASTAYVVVPSLSAAPLFPAQGLITGVFVSGFTSSLMPLLGFTAILLFLPKLLGLLNALVHRRSEFGGGPALVASAILETAFSILVAPVLMMYHTNFVIGIVAGRGVDWGTQARAGRSISWAEVWRPTAWITATGLLWMGITVVASPLFAAWLAPIFAGLLLAAPLIYVSSSLELGRGLRRRGILLVPSETRTPAELRLPAGDDTDQSYRTEALGRSTAMRSKPRMHEVERCLFDLRRGRPVCLTGAGDPEACVLCAPVEGLDPAILEELKRLGSGALRLVVTPRRAESMGVSVPSGDGPLTGVSLAFNGETPTELFRLASAPEGFNPSRLDARVATETEVAALDLVRFGRLLPAVVTVRAHPIRVPELRAALESGATLRVEAEHVRTLTATPGTEVVVTHVSEAQVPLKDAEEARFMLFREDNGLVEHVAILIGDEKDWPDPLPVRIHSACLTGDLFGSLRCDCGEQLRGSLTSFAAAGGGVLLYMQQEGRGIGLGNKLRAYALQHEGLDTIDADQVLGFGSDERRYDAAVGMLQHLGVERVRILTNNPEKVRALEEGGIEVTAREPLHGTLNPHNLPYVRAKVERAGHWLGDMLHSDLSGK
- a CDS encoding glucan biosynthesis protein G, which translates into the protein MSAPEVSRSFALLALLLLPAFGCGVSEEESTLPSDRREANPMGQVVDLALEPATPATIAQHVRAKARVLAAREYSGRDTQLPASLANLDYSDYRSIRYRPAAALWRDASPFEVQLLPRGGLFSEAVQLHVVGSEQVLEMPFDPTLFSFEGRSAQANQEDRAALGYSGFRVHYPLNRPEVADEIVVFQGASYFRLLGPGHVHGLSSRGLAIDIGEYAGEEFPDFIEFWLVEPSAGDRTLVFYALLDSPSVTGAYRFELEPGPETVLHVSARLFARHDVNKLGVAPLSSMFLYGPNEAWNYDDFRPEVHDSDGLMMLTRVGEWIWRPLANRQDVRVTALRDGEPQGFGLAQRARNFGQYLDLETSYHRRPSQWVERVGGDWGVGGVELLEAPTDSEFSDNVAVSWVPDRPFRAGDERYYEYRLVTFDDRLDHQTLAQVQRTRIGWDALPGAAAPPPVSQRRVVVDFSLGGRVGDRTMGVESAVVEAVIEISAGEISDVRMAPLPDDAGWRVSFRLSPAGSEPADMRLHLVRDKARVSESWSYVWYPQGPRISTN
- a CDS encoding sulfatase-like hydrolase/transferase, which translates into the protein MSAASGAQIAGANSERLFAKIMRLCAAMTLVNVALLAPWWVLSGGFSPPWLALEAVAIVALFASFPPRPWVRYVALAVSVTIMAATIVGFGEAALRLSLGRSLNLYIDIWLLSSVRHLLWGSLGPLLAVAVMVLVSLGLLVVTAAVAWLLTSLRIDHRVLSGRLSALGLITFLALGTIAERSPMLGPVLDVPTFRLVRVQASSLADIANQKEWFAEALAKFPESYANQPGLMSGLEGRDVVIGFLESYGVVALYDERYSPVLGPRLDDLEARVEAAGLHLASGKLVAPSQGGQSWFAHGSVLSGIWLDNQIRYDMMLSGGRETLIDDFQRAGYRTVAVMPAITAAWPEGGRFGYDEIFTRDQIDYAGPALNWVTMPDQFTWSFLENTVRASSDQPLFVELGLISSHAPWTPILPVLDDWEGIGDGSRFQEFSQIGERPEELWRDTDRVREHYALSVDYAVHTMAAYAERYVDDRTLLIVLGDHQPAPLITGDGASWEVPVHVISGDRSLVDPFLEWGFVEGAWPDTDPGRETLGVDYFRDWFIRAYSGS
- a CDS encoding FkbM family methyltransferase; translation: MSQSLAARGSEWCGLARSFFVYWRPGRQPGLRRLYRQFVSKGDVVFDVGAHLGDRSVAFASLGATVIALEPQPQVARWLKHLVRRNECILVRTEAVGASAGTARLAISRRAPTVSSLSAPWRDAMRESHPGFSGVRWEDSVDVPVVTLDDLIETYGLPSFCKIDVEGFEAEVLTGLSLALPALSVEFVAGQLPVAEACVRRVCELGSYRFNVILGEGRHFSFDPWENEETIIAWLRDGADGASSGDLYAQLQLDHREPLDD
- a CDS encoding creatininase family protein, with translation MTDRNVRYWHTMTASEAAEIHEQDPVVVLPLAAIEQHGPHLPLSTDLDIGLGLIARAFEHLPADEHAFVLPPLAVGTSHEHTSFPGTLSLPPDQLVDFIRSLGESLAGAGVRRLVLANSHGGNRFAMDAAGLALRGEHGMLVVKASYFRFARPDGTDLPDTEWRHGLHGGAVETAMMLDLRPDLVRTAQIARFPSLGEELEGTLKRLRPEGEASFSWLAGDLNRHGVTGDATLGSAALGERLVAHYGKALAEVILDTKTFPMDRFGEADGPS